One segment of Marvinbryantia formatexigens DSM 14469 DNA contains the following:
- a CDS encoding endonuclease III domain-containing protein, with product MIKKELALEIIERLKKEYPDAGCTLDYDEAWKLLVSVRLAAQCTDARVNIVVADLFVKYPGVKELAEADVEDIERIVKPCGLGHSKARDISACMKMLQEQYDGKIPEDFDALLKLPGVGRKSANLIMGDVFGKPAIVTDTHCIRLVNRMGLVDGIKEPKKVEMELWKIIPPEEGSDFCHRLVYHGREICTARTKPYCDRCCLQDICKKKGVD from the coding sequence ATGATAAAGAAGGAACTGGCGCTGGAAATTATTGAGCGCTTAAAGAAGGAATATCCGGATGCAGGCTGTACGCTGGATTATGATGAGGCATGGAAGCTGCTGGTAAGCGTGCGCCTGGCGGCGCAGTGCACCGACGCCAGAGTGAATATTGTCGTGGCGGATTTATTTGTAAAATATCCGGGAGTGAAGGAGCTGGCGGAAGCGGACGTGGAGGATATCGAGCGGATTGTAAAACCGTGCGGTCTTGGGCACAGTAAAGCGCGCGACATCAGTGCCTGCATGAAAATGCTGCAGGAGCAGTATGACGGAAAAATCCCGGAGGACTTTGACGCATTGCTGAAGCTGCCGGGCGTGGGGCGCAAAAGCGCCAATCTGATTATGGGGGATGTGTTCGGCAAACCGGCAATCGTAACAGATACGCATTGCATCCGCCTTGTAAACCGCATGGGTCTGGTGGATGGCATAAAAGAGCCGAAAAAGGTGGAAATGGAGCTCTGGAAAATCATTCCGCCTGAAGAGGGAAGCGATTTCTGCCACCGGCTGGTTTATCACGGCAGAGAAATCTGCACGGCGCGGACGAAACCGTACTGCGACCGCTGCTGTCTGCAGGATATCTGCAAGAAAAAAGGAGTTGACTAA
- the rlmD gene encoding 23S rRNA (uracil(1939)-C(5))-methyltransferase RlmD: protein MKEKKVEEKKAAGEKTVETLTCPVQKKCGGCQFLGMPYAQQLNIKQHQVEKLLRPFGRVCPIIGMENPYYYRNKVHAVFGRTRTGEIICGTYQENTHKIIPVEQCLIEDRKSEEIIRSIRGLLKSFKIKTYDEDTGYGLLRHVLVRRGFQSGQIMVVLVLADPIFPSKNNFVSALRRLHPEITTIILNINAKKTSMVLGEREKTLYGPGYIEDTLLGKTFRISAKSFYQVNPVQTEVLYQTAIGYAALTGKERVLDAYCGIGTIGLLAASQAKEVIGVELNADAIRDARINARRNSITNVKFYNADAGKFMTGLAEQNINVDVVFMDPPRAGSDEAFLSSVVKLQPGKVVYISCNPETLARDLKYLTGNGYKVEKIQPTDMFCFTEHVECVVLMSKVEK from the coding sequence ATGAAAGAGAAAAAAGTAGAAGAGAAAAAAGCGGCAGGGGAAAAAACGGTAGAGACACTGACCTGTCCGGTGCAGAAAAAGTGCGGCGGCTGTCAGTTCCTGGGAATGCCCTATGCGCAGCAGTTGAATATCAAACAACATCAGGTAGAGAAGCTGCTCCGACCCTTTGGCAGAGTCTGTCCGATTATCGGCATGGAAAATCCATATTACTACCGTAATAAAGTGCACGCTGTTTTTGGAAGAACCCGCACCGGAGAAATTATCTGCGGCACTTACCAGGAAAATACGCATAAGATTATCCCGGTGGAGCAGTGCCTGATAGAGGACCGGAAATCAGAGGAGATAATCCGCAGCATCCGCGGGCTTTTGAAATCCTTTAAGATAAAAACGTATGACGAAGACACCGGCTACGGTCTTCTGCGCCACGTGCTGGTCCGCCGGGGCTTCCAGAGCGGGCAGATTATGGTGGTGCTGGTACTGGCAGACCCGATTTTCCCCTCCAAAAATAATTTTGTGTCTGCGCTGCGCAGACTTCATCCCGAAATCACAACCATCATTTTAAATATAAATGCCAAAAAGACCAGTATGGTATTGGGTGAAAGAGAGAAGACGCTTTATGGTCCCGGCTATATCGAGGACACCCTTCTCGGAAAGACCTTCCGGATTTCCGCAAAATCTTTCTACCAGGTAAATCCGGTGCAGACGGAAGTCCTTTATCAGACTGCCATCGGATACGCCGCCCTTACCGGCAAAGAGCGCGTCCTGGATGCATATTGCGGAATCGGTACCATCGGTCTGCTTGCGGCGTCGCAGGCAAAAGAAGTCATCGGCGTGGAACTAAACGCTGATGCAATCCGCGACGCGCGTATAAACGCCAGAAGAAACAGCATAACAAATGTAAAATTCTATAATGCGGATGCCGGGAAATTCATGACCGGTCTTGCAGAACAGAACATAAACGTGGACGTGGTATTCATGGATCCGCCGCGGGCGGGAAGCGACGAAGCATTTCTCTCTTCTGTAGTAAAACTGCAGCCAGGAAAGGTAGTGTATATCTCATGCAATCCGGAGACACTGGCACGGGATTTAAAATATCTGACGGGAAACGGGTATAAGGTGGAGAAGATACAGCCGACAGATATGTTCTGTTTTACGGAGCATGTTGAGTGCGTGGTATTGATGTCAAAAGTCGAGAAGTAG
- a CDS encoding NYN domain-containing protein has protein sequence MKENEERYALLIDADNVSAKYIKPILDELSKYGNVTYKRIYGDWTSTQHASWKEVLLQNSISPIQQYSYTQGKNATDSAMIIDAMDILYTGNVDGFCLVSSDSDFTRLASRLRESGQNVIGMGEAKTPIPFRQACNIFTTLELLLEDSTSEKEEKAPVVSAAEQTAQKAGESDVVSREQVEEAVVKIITENQNNDKETGLGEVGSRLVKLYPDFDVRNYGYSMLYKFLETFPKLKVIREGSKMSVALYEDPGRRESLEKYIVEQVQNSGSVGIALGPLGNKIHLQFKDFKVRDYGYSRLKEYISSIPSIRTKGEGKQIRAVFEDAKEKDKEKEKEKEKEKPKKRAGSRK, from the coding sequence ATGAAAGAAAACGAAGAAAGATATGCACTTTTAATTGATGCGGACAATGTGTCTGCAAAATATATCAAACCGATACTGGACGAGCTTTCCAAATACGGAAACGTAACCTACAAGCGCATTTACGGAGACTGGACAAGCACACAGCACGCGAGCTGGAAGGAGGTGCTGCTCCAGAACTCTATCAGCCCTATCCAGCAGTACAGCTATACGCAGGGAAAAAATGCTACTGATTCGGCAATGATTATTGACGCGATGGATATTCTGTATACGGGCAATGTGGACGGCTTCTGCCTTGTTTCCAGCGACAGCGATTTTACCAGACTGGCGAGCCGCCTGCGCGAGAGCGGACAGAATGTTATCGGAATGGGCGAGGCCAAAACGCCGATTCCTTTCCGCCAGGCATGTAATATTTTTACGACCCTGGAGCTGCTTTTAGAGGACAGCACGTCGGAGAAAGAGGAGAAGGCGCCGGTAGTATCCGCGGCGGAGCAGACTGCGCAGAAAGCCGGGGAGAGCGATGTGGTGAGCCGCGAGCAGGTGGAGGAAGCGGTTGTCAAGATTATAACGGAAAATCAGAACAACGATAAGGAAACCGGACTTGGCGAGGTTGGAAGCCGCCTGGTAAAGCTTTATCCGGATTTTGATGTGCGTAATTATGGATACAGTATGCTGTATAAGTTTCTGGAAACCTTCCCGAAGCTGAAGGTCATCCGTGAAGGCTCCAAAATGTCTGTGGCGCTTTACGAAGACCCTGGCAGGAGAGAAAGTCTGGAAAAATATATCGTGGAACAGGTGCAGAACAGCGGCAGCGTCGGCATTGCGCTCGGTCCGCTCGGCAATAAAATTCATCTGCAATTTAAAGACTTCAAGGTGCGCGACTATGGTTATTCGCGTCTGAAGGAATATATCAGCAGCATCCCAAGCATCCGCACGAAAGGCGAGGGCAAGCAGATTCGGGCGGTCTTTGAAGATGCAAAAGAGAAGGACAAAGAGAAAGAAAAGGAAAAAGAGAAGGAAAAACCGAAAAAAAGAGCGGGCAGCAGAAAATGA